The Kineosporia corallincola DNA window CCGGTGATGGTGATCCCGATGCCGGACGACCAGATCGTCGACTGAGGCGGCGGGTGGCCCTGCCATAGTGGCCGGATGAGTGAACAACCGGGAGGCGGGCGCCGTCAGGTGCCCGCGTTCGTGATCGTGCTGACGGTGATCGTGCTGGTCACGGTCGCGGTGCTCTGGTCGGGCATCGGCAAGGGAGCGGACCCGTCCCCGGATCAGTGCGGCAAACCGGTGAGTGAGCGGGTCGGGGGATGGATGTGCCCCGGCGAGGTGAGCGTCACGACCTCAGACCCAGCGACCTCGCGATGAGGATGCGCTGCACCTCCGACGTGCCCTCGCCGATCTCCAGGATCTTGGCGTCGCGGTAGAACCGGGCCACCGGGTACTCGTTCATGAAGCCGTAGCCGCCGAAGATCTGGGTGGCGTCGCGGGCGTTGTCCATGGCCGCGTTCGAGGCCACCAGCTTGGCGATGGCGGCCTCCTTCTTGAACGGCTTCCCGGCCAGCATCCTCGCCGCGGCCGCGTAGTAGGCCAGGCGCGCGGTGTGGGTGCGCACCTCCATGTCGGCGATCTTGAACTGGATCGCCTGGTAGCCACCGATCGTGCGGCCGAACGCCTCGCGCTCGCCGGCATGGCGCAGCGACTCGTCCACGCAGCCCTGGGCCAGGCCCACCGAGAGCGCGGCGATCGCGATCCGGCCCTCGTCGAGGATGGACAGGAACTGGGCGTAGCCGCGTCCGCGCTCGCCGAGCAGGTTGGTGGCGGGCACCCGCACGTCGTCGAAGAACAGCTCGCGGGTGTCGGAGGCCGACCAGCCCACCTTGGAGTACTTCTGGCCGACAGTGAAACCCGTTGTGCCCGAAGGAATGATGATTGCCGAGATCTCGCCGGGGGCGGTCAGGGCGGTGACGGTGACCAGAGACGTGATGTCGGTGCCGGAGTTGGTGATGAAGCACTTGGAGCCGTTGATCACCCACTCGTCGCCGTCCAGGCGGGCGGTGGTGCGGGTGGCCCCGGCGTCCGAGCCGCCGCCCGGCTCGGTCAGGCCGAACGCGCCCAGCCGGGTGCCGGCCGCCAGGTGCGGCAGCCAGGCGTCCTTCTGCTCCGCGGTGCCGAAGCGGTGGATCGGCATCGCGCCCAGCCCGACCCCTGCCTCCAGCGTGATCGCCACCGAACTGTCCACCCGGGCCAGCTCTTCCAGGGCCAGGCAGAGCGCGAAGTAGTCTCC harbors:
- a CDS encoding acyl-CoA dehydrogenase family protein → MDLELSPEHAALRATVEEFARREVAPVIGDLYERGEFPYQIVRGMGAMGLFGLPFPEEHGGMGGDYFALCLALEELARVDSSVAITLEAGVGLGAMPIHRFGTAEQKDAWLPHLAAGTRLGAFGLTEPGGGSDAGATRTTARLDGDEWVINGSKCFITNSGTDITSLVTVTALTAPGEISAIIIPSGTTGFTVGQKYSKVGWSASDTRELFFDDVRVPATNLLGERGRGYAQFLSILDEGRIAIAALSVGLAQGCVDESLRHAGEREAFGRTIGGYQAIQFKIADMEVRTHTARLAYYAAAARMLAGKPFKKEAAIAKLVASNAAMDNARDATQIFGGYGFMNEYPVARFYRDAKILEIGEGTSEVQRILIARSLGLRS